The genomic stretch AAAAATTTGAGCGAAACTgaaatttagaaagattttgtTTAAGCTTGTTCACATTAAAATTTGAGAATAGAAATAACATGTTGTAAGTAACATTTGAGCATGATCATGAAGTAAAGTCGTGATTCTAATATTCAAGTAGTCGACCTTACTTAAAAGCGGAGTTTATCATTTGTCAAATAATTTTGGTAGATTCTCATCTTACAAATTTGTTCTTTAAGAacaaaaaataattcaaattaatGGTTGTGAGAACACTCAATCATACTACTATTTCTTAGCATTTTTTTTGTAGAATTTTGTTCAGAATTGGTATTACATTGCAGATAAAATATGAAGATACATTGtgtaaatatttgattaaatttgtATTACTTTCATTACGAATTATAtctaaataaaattgtaaaattattTCATTATAGAATTTTATAAATTCACTATTGATATCTTCGATTTGTATTctattaaataaatcaattactATTACACTAACTGGACAAAAAGTATACTGACAGCATATGTATTTTCTGTTATACAAGGCAACATACAAATTGTAGatgatataaataattttacatcttcaatttattataatttaattttaaaaaaataaatattttttttattagaaaacAAATGAAGTTGAAATTCAATCACAGTTTCTTGCTCTGAAATATTAACTGACAGCAGCTACTTCAGAACCAGAGGGCATCTGAACAGCAACAACATCATGGCAGCGGCTGCAAAGGGTGGGGTGGTCTGAAAATGAACCAACTTGATGTGAATAATGCCAACATCTTTCACACTTAGAACCAGTAGCACGAGATACACCAATCCACACTTTACTGTTCCCTTGAATTAGGCATTCACCACTATATGGTATACTTGCAACTTTTTCATCTTCTAATGAAGGAAGAATCTCAGCCTGAGTATTAGCAACATGTTTAACAGTTTCAATAATGACATGAATATTTGTATCTTCAATTTTCAATAGTTTTTAGTAAGTCACTGAAAAGTATATTGTAGTTTTAGGCAAACCTGAGAAGTTATGAACAGCCGATTCAATGTATCAGCATCAATTTCGCTTGTACATAGTTCAGATAGCTTGGATGCCATGGTGGCATCGGATGTATGAATGTGAACCTTAGCATCTAAACTTGCACCAATTAATTTGCCGGTTCGAGCTGCTTCCAACACTTTATTCACCTCTGTTCTCAGCtggcaaaagaaacaaagaaagtAGGTTGCTTAATACTCTTGGTTTGAAAACTTGTGCTTATAATCTTTCATGAATGAGAGTATACCTCAAGAATCTTTTCCCAGAATTCAATTTCTTCAACAGGAAGAGTAAGCCATCTTTCATTCAAAGTTGGCCATCTTGATTCAAATACATATTCAGCAAAGGAACCGTATTCGGTTGTATACTGAAATGGAAGATTCTGCCACACATCCTCAGCTAAATGGGGCAATATTGGTGCTATTACTCTCACAATAGAAAGGAGATGAGCTGCAAGAACTGTTTGGCAACTTCTCCTAGTATAACTTGTTGATCCACTGAAAAATCGGGCATAAAGACATGATATTTTTAGACAAACAGAAACACAATAAAATGTAAAGCAGCCGATATTGATATCTTGTGCTGTCATACAAATGCCGAGCTGTGCATATCAAAACCTAAAAATTGGTCAATAATTGTATTTGCAAATGCACTATGGAGGGTATAAGTGATACAACAAGAGAGAAACGTACCCAACATATAGCCGATCTTTGGCAACATCAAAATAGAAATTTGAAAGGTCAACAATGACAAACCTCTGTAAAACCTGAGAATGAGAGAGAAAACACAATGAAATAATAGGTAGATTAAAAATCAGAAAGGAAAAATTCAGCTGAGTCATGCTTTAAGAGCAGAACTCAAATTTTGATATGAAGATAAAAACTTGTGGGATGAATCCTAAGCCATAGATAACCCTTTTCTGCATAATGGTAAATTTCAACTCTGCTAAAAAATTACAATCAAACAGATGCACATTTGTGCCTACTAACTAAGCTAGATAGATCCATGAAAACCTATCATGCATATTCACACCCACGCATGCATTAAGCATTAGCATATAAGCATATTTTGTATATATAGAATGTTTCTCTAGGATCTAAAACAACTTACctgaaatattttgaaaaactggTAAGTTTCATAATTCCCTTGAATGCTTTTTACAACATTCTCTAGCTGAAATAGTGCATGCCTATCAATCCTAGGAAGCTCGTCGTATTTAACAGTAAAATCTGTCTGTCAACAAAGCAGTTATATAGTAAGACAAACAGGAAAAATATATGTGCTGAGAGGCAAAGATACAATAAGCAATATTTTAAAATAGGCAGACAAAAGAAAAAGGATTTAATTCAGCTACAGGACTTGAACTTACTTCCCAGTCATGAAGATTTGCCAAGAGGTATCTTAAAGTTCCCCGTAACTTCCGGTAGATTTCAGATATTTGACGAAGAATCTGAGGACCAATCATCACATCACCAGTATAATCTACACTAGAAACCCAAAGTCGTAGGACATCCGCTCCATATGCAGGTGCTTCCTGAGAGCAACACAATTTTGATAAAGTGAAATTATAGGGTTTGATACAGCTCCAAAActagtattttatattttttatataatacatTCATGTAACTTGCCTTCTGATTTTTTCCTCCTTCAATCACACTACGTGGATCCACAACATTACCCATAGACTTGCTCATCTTTAAGCCCTTCTCATCCAATACAAATCCATGAGTTAAAACAGAAGAATATGGAGCCTTTCCTGCAGTAGACAAAAAAGACAGAATTAGTATCTGACTagcataaatataaaaatttgaaaacaaTCTCGCCGAAAAAGTCTTTAGAAAGTTATTAGAGAGGACTAGGAGTGGGAATGAAGACATTAGAGGGGAAGTTCGGATAGCTCCAATTGTAAAAATGGTAGTTTGAACATGCACAGAGAAGAATCACAAAAGCACCAGTAAGCAGGGTAAACTAGATAAAGGAAAGGATAGTAAAATAGTTAGATGAAACTGGAGAACAAAGAAATTTATAAGACAAACCATCAAGAGAGGTATAGAATTAAATGGTCTTCCTATAAATATGGTACTCCATGATAGAACATTATGACATTGTTTAATTTAAAAAGACGATCATATTAGGACTAAAAGCACAtgcttttttgtatttttttaatacaaaaagtaaataaacaaaagattataactaaaagaagaaaaaaaacatatttaaggtACCACAGATATATACTTATCACATAGACTTATCACGATATAAAACTATTTAAGTTGTCTGATTATTCCTAAACATCTatgtttctaacaacttcttgaTTGATAATATGATATTCATAAAAAGGTTAATTAAGTTGGAAAAGAAGCTAAGACATGTATTGTAGTTTACAAcactaaacaaatattttaaattttaatcatcAGTTTAAATAGAAAATTGAACTCACACACCCAAGTCAATTACCCCCATTGCATTTTACCccaaattcaaaagtttagtaTAAACACCAATTTATAACAAAATGAGCACTTTTGAAAATGAACTTCTACAATGGTATGCATGAAGCACTCTGAATTTGTTAGCTTGTTAGCCAAGAGACTAGTAACAGGTTGCTATGCTACTCCAACTACCATCCTATAACTACAGTTGGTCAAGCCTGGTAAAAATAATAAGGTTGATTGGTTGTGTAATTTATCAAGACGGGATGGGGTCTTTCAAGCATATGTTATGTGTAAATAGTTCAACATTGGATGAAATCAGGTCTGAAAATGGGTTTTTAAGTGATGATATCCTCACTCACCATATAAATCGGTTTTGTGGGGGTTGAGTTAGGCTCAACGCAAATTCTAAGATGGTATCAGAGTCTATCCAAGATTCAATGGACCACCTATTACTGGATCATTCGGGTCACCCTCTAGATGTCCAGTCCTAGATGTGACGGGATGTATTACAAGTCCTACATTGGATGAAATAAGACCTCAAAATGTAATTATAAATGATGGATAGTTCACAGTTCACACcttacaagtcggttttgtagaTATTCGGTTAAGTCCAGTCCACCCCAAATTCTTAAAACATTATTTTCCCATGAAAATATATAGTGAACCCTGGATGAGTGGCTTGTGCAAATTGAGCATATATGGACAACAACACAGCCTGTTCCATTTGTCTTTTTTTGTTGAGGTTTTAACATTGAGAATGTGATAAATCAATGTTATGAAATAATATTGTTGAATTTGTGATTCTGTGTGTTTAAATCAGACTACACCTGTTTATAATAGCATATAAAACAAATACAATAAACACTAATTGATAAGATTTGCTAATTCTAATCCTAGTAATAAATATTAGGATTTGATATTTCTTTATTCTTACACTTCCTCTGAAGCTAAAGTTTACAAAGCTTTAAGCTTGTTCAAATGGGTGAATGAATAATAGAGAAAATAGAAACCTCAGGACTATACTCAAAAAAGTTGTAGAGCTGCCGGAAGTGCCCGTAGCAAAGGCAGCTGTTCTCATCGTCGGTTTCTGAAAGTGGCTATGGTGGTTTTCTGGAATGAGTCTCACCTAAGGGGATAACTTGTTGAATCACAATTATATAGAGAAACACACCggtgaaaaagaaaataagtagATGAAACATAGTGAACATGCACAAGGAAGCATGATGGAAATGCCGATCAAGTGAGAGTGAATGGCGGCAGAAGAAATTCTAAACTTGCCGGAAGGATGACACAGCGGAGAATTTTAAGACATGTCGAAAGGATGACACATTGATGGAGAACCAGAATAGTTAATCCTGGATAGCGGTGCGGAGCGGCCGACCCGAAAAATGGGATATCAGGATAGCCTATAGTGGGATGGCCACCATTTGATCATTTTTTGGATAAATTACATGAATATTAATTATAAACATATGAAATACGGAGGGAAGAATGGAGTGCAGAGAGAGGTGAGGCCGgaacttttgatttttctttggaATGGTTGAAGTGCAAAAACGTCGGTGGAGGAAGGTTAGGGTTGAGTCTCAATTCAAATTTGATAATGGTTGAGTCTCaactcaaatttgattgaaaaacccAAAATTACCCTTAAAAGTGTTTTAATTTTTAAGGTAATTTCGGTTTTTCATATGGGAAAAGGATTGAAATAACCTCTCCATCCCAGGAAGCGCTCCGCTACCCGCTATTTACCCTATAGCGGCCGCGATAGTGTTCTGCACTGCTAAGGCTCTTCCAATAGCGGCCAGCCTCCGCTCCGCTATAGTGGGATAGCACCGCTATTGGCCGCTATTGACTACTTTGTGGAGAACTACTGGCTCGTTGCTGCTCCAATGACGGTGTCGGTCACAGGTGGCTGGACTGGCAACAACAGTATGATCACGATGGCGTCATCGGTGACTGATGATACACACCGAAAAAGGGTCCACCGAAGAAAAGATGCGTCGTTACAAAAAGCCAGAAAAgagtcaaaaataaataatagactGTATAGGAGGCTCACAGAAAAGAGATGCAGAAGCGCCAGAAAAGTATGGAAACTGGACGGAAACTTTTTTTTGGCGGCGACAACTTGTTGCCTGCAGCTGCTGCGATAAACCCCACTAGTTACATGAGCAGAACCTGCTCTAATACCATGTTGAATGTTGTGATTCTGTGTCTAAATCAGACTACAATCACTTTTATTTATGATAGTAATTGATATGATTTGCTAATTCCAATCCTAGTAATAAATATTAGGATTTGATTCTTTGATTCTTACaagtataaataaataattatttgtcCTGCTTATTTGAGGAATAGAGGACatttgttttgattgtatgtCAAAAAATTCATTACCTGTTGTAGCTATACTAGTTAGCAATGAACTCTGAAACCACCCCCGATGCTGATCTGTTCCTTCAAGATACAAGTCTGCAGGAGAGCCAAGGGACTCTCTTTTTCCCAAGACTGCAGCCCAGGAAGAACCTGGAGTAAAAATAACCAGCCAAGATACACCAAATTCAAAGAAAGTAAGCAATGAACTAAAATTATAGACAACTATATGCCAGAAGGATTAGCTCAGGTATATTATTGTACCTGAATCAAACCACACATCCATTGTGTCAGTCCCCTTTTCATATTCTGCTGCTTTATCACGATATTTAGCTGGGAGGAGTTCTTCTACTGTCATGTACCACCATGCATCACCACCCTTTTGGGCTATAATAGCTGACAGTCTCAGAAAGAAAAGTAAGAGATCAATATTAGGATGTATTGATTTTATAGGACCAACATGCTTTAAAAGAGcataagcaacaaaacaaatTTGGACTATTTACCATTACATGTACTCAAATAGGGACAACAATATTTGTTTAATATTTACTAACAGTGAAAAAGTAATTCTACCAAACACAAAAAAGATATTGAGGTAGAACAAAATCAGAACTTGATACtaagaaaaattaaagaaaatgaagTTATTTTTTCACTTACAATTTATATGATTAATTGTCTCTTCGTTCATAAGAGGTTCTCTAGACTGCACATGATAAAAAACTGGAATTGGCACACCCCATGTCCTTTGTCGTGATATACACCAATCAGAGCGACTGGAGGTCATTGCTGAGATTCTATTTTCTCCCTAAGCAATTCAGATATATCAGCAAAAGGCAGCACAAAAAATGATGAGTGGCACATCTCTAAGCAAGCAAAATATACAAATGAACAAAATAATTTGGCAAGGAAACTTTAAATGAAATACCTGAGGTGGAACCCATTTTACACGGCCAATAGCATCCATAGCAGCTTCGCGAAATCCCTCAACTGATGCAAACCATTGCTCTGTTGCTCTAAATATTGTTGGTTTTTTCGTCCGCCAATCGTATGGATACTTGTGTTCTAAATTAGAAAAAAGAGGAGATCCATGATGATTAATCAATAATTATAGGTTGACCATTAAGAGAATTGCATGAAGAGAAACAAAAAGAACTTACTGTATGATTCTTCCATGATGAGTGACAAATTTTCATCCAAATATTTCACAACAGCAATGTTACCTTCACCAAGAACATCAAGCCCACTAAATTGCCCAGCTTCTTCAgtgaatattccattatcatcaaCTGGAGATAGCATGGGTAGCCCATATTTCTGACCAGTCACATAATCTTCATGACCATGTCCAGGAGCTGTATGGACAAGTCCTGTTCCTGTTTCTGTTGTAATATAATCTCCCCCAACTACGACTGGACATTCCCTATTATCTACTGGATGGATGTATCTGAAACCATAATAATTAATCATTTCCTCAGGGAAAAGTTTCTCATTTACCATAGATTACAACAATAAGATTTAAAACACATAAATTTACTGAAACAAATAGCAGtggcaaaatcaaaagaaaaaaataattgttCATTTTGGTTCAGCCAATAACCTGTAGTTTTCCAAATTAGAACCCAACAGTTTTCTCTTAACAACGAGCTTCACATCCCATTTTGCTTCTAACGTTGAcacaagttctgaagctacaatAAGAAACAGCTTATTCTCATCCTTCAAAACAGTTCCAAGCCTATTCTTTTTAGTTTCACCAGATGAGGACGCATGCTCATTTAGTGATTCtacttcaacaacaacatattcaAGCTTGGGATTTACTGCAACAGCTGAGCACAAAACAGTAGAAAGAAGAGATAAAGAACAGAAAGAgtgatataaataaatttaagcaTTTAAATGACTAAAGAAATTGACTATTGACTGATACAATGTGTGCCAGCTATAACACTAATCCAAAATgcaaatatgatattttttaggagaaaaaatgcGCGCGCGCACACAGTATTGatctcttttttccttttcaaatttGTTTTCCACAGATACTTGGGGCTAAAATAAGGAACAGTATTTCTAGTAGAAAAGGCGAATCAACTTGTCTTAAGACTACTTTAACTGTAAAGAATAAGAAAGTATATATTCCCATAAGGGATACTCTTAGGGACCAAGAAGCCCAAGGCCCGTTATTAGATGTGTATTATAGAAAGATGCTACGGGAGCAAGGGGATGGAAGTTTGTAAGAGGCTTTAAACAAGAATTAGACGGGAAGTGGGGAGCAGAGTTGTGAGTTGTTCTGTAACCTGTTGTAACAGCTGTGAAGGGAAATTCCCTTGGTAGAGCTAATAAACTACGAACTTGTGTGTTTTTTTCATTTTCTGTTCTTGTATCACGGTTTTTTATCCACAGTGATCACTACGAATCTATCAAATTGGTCCTTGGAGGATAGCTAGCGTAATCAAAGGATGGAGAAACATATGGAGGGTTTGGAGATTTCAATTGAAACTCTCTAGAAGATGGTGATGGAGCACACGACACAACTTGTTGAACTCTACGACAATGTGGCAATAACTTAAGACATCAAATCAAACAGCTAATTGCCAAGCACATGAAGTGGCATGGCATTAGGTGGTCAAGTGATGACTGGTGAGACTGGAAGCAAAGAGGAAAACAAACAAATGAAATCCTAGTTCTTCTAGTCAAAAGGGGAAGATCgaatgtgttaagagtcccacatcggacacctactagccggttttgtagggttgagttatgtccaaccacatttcttaatagAATGCAAGGAAAGCGAGCCTTCAAAAGAGTCTAACAGGAACATAACTTGGTCTAAGGAAGGGGAATGTGACAATGATGGAGGATGTAGCACAACTCACTAAACTCTGCGACAATGTGGCCAAAACCAAAGACATCAAACAATTGACTGCCAAGTAGATGAAGTGGCAAGGTATCAGGTGGTCAAGTGATGACCATGAGACTGGAAGCGAAAAGGAAAACACACAAATGAAACCTTAGTTCTTCTTGTAAAAAGAGGAAGATCGAATGCAAGGTGAGCCTTAAAAAGAGTCTAACGGGATATAATTTTCCCCAGAAAGTGGAATTACAGGTTTTTGAGGGGGCAAACCATATTGGGCGGATTGCTACGGTGGAAAAGTGCTTTGAAGTACAAGGCATTTGTGCCTCTGAAAAGTTTTACTAGATGTTTATTACCATGTTTATCAGTATCTTGCGATATACATGTGAGTCTTATCTTGTTTCGATGCTAAACTGAACCCAATGGATATCAATCTTTAGTGCGTATTTATTTGGGATATGAATTTCATCTTCAATCGTGATTCATTACGACGAATCCTGATTCACTATGATGAATCAAGATTCATTTTAATGAATAGCTACCTAAACTTAGTGTAGCCAACCACCTTTTGTCAACTTTGTATAACCAACCACTTTTCTTATCATTTGATTTATGACTTGAATCTTGAATGATTTTGAGGTTCATATATGTAATATCAGCTTATAATTGTGTTATGTCACTTGTTTTTACTTAAAAAAGGCATCTTTTTATTGGCAATGTATCTTACTATTCATAATAAGATTTGATTCATAATTCAAAAAATAGGTCTTGTAATTTACGATTTGAATCTTGATTTAGTGTTTATTACCATTGAAGGTATGGTGGTGATATGATTTTGTTTTTGGAGCCAAAAGAACCAATATTCAACCCTGAGAAATATTTTTCCATCGCCTTGATTCAAAGATCTGGGGAGTGATATGCATCAATATATTGGAAAGGTTAGCTACCCCCTAAAGCAAGAAGACTCTGTTGAAGATTATGTGGGCAGATTCAGGTGGGGGAGATTTTAGAGGAAGGGGAATCTTGGTCCCTAAcagatacaaataaaaatagtggTGCAAAACAATATGTGCTAACTAAAGCAAATTAAGTAGAAAGCTGAACCTCAATATCCAATGCTTCTTTTCACATGAATAAAGAACCATAAATACAGAACTCAAGACATCTCTGTTTATCACAGAGAAATTCATGGAAGAACAACTAGAGGGCACAAATATTGAGACCATCATGACTAGCAAAGGCAACCAGATAGCTTTAACTAATAAGCCAATTTGGAAAATGCAACAAAAGAAAAACATACCTGCATTGGCAGGAATAGTCCATGGAGTAGTAGTCCAAATGGCCAAACTCAAATTTGGGAATTCTTGTAGTAGGTCACTCGGCATCAAAGGAGCACTTGCAAGTCTGAAAATGGCATATATGCTTTTTGAAACATGCCCTTCAGGGTACTACATAGAAACCAATTAGGTAGTGAATAGATACTCAAACATCCACCAAATCAGGTTTTAGAAATATTTGAAGTTAATCGTTTAGTTACTGAGACAGGAAAATCAATACTCAGaatgataattatatatttatatattttttacgaACAACAAGGCATTGACCCTTATTTATAATAATACTAAGctcttaatcctaattaaataagaaaataaatttgtGATATATAATGAAATATAGAAACCAATCTTGAGATGAAATTTAAATTATCATATATTACAAGATACAATCAAGATATTATAAAATACTTTTCATATATTGTAACACAAGAATAAATTGTAAGCGTTGACATGCacagaattaaaaaataaacttgTGTGTGCATGCTTTAAGTGGCCAAGAAGGCAAAGCAAGAGCTGTGCGTCTTCCACCCACACTATACAATACCATGTTGAACAGTACACTAGCTCTAGACATTAGACAACAGGTTCAACATGATGATAACTAAATTTACCTCCAACTCAGCTTCAGCAAGTGCTGTCCGCGACGAGGGACTCCAGTGAACAGGTTTTCTCCCACGGTAGATATGGCCTTTCAAGGCCATCTGGCCAAATACTTCAATCTAGAATAGTATATGATGCACGTTATGAGGACTATATAATAGCAAGTATGAATCGGAGTCATGTGCAAATGAAATTTTTCGTAACTAAAGCAGTGTGCATAATCTAACTAGGTGTTGACAGAATTTTGAGGTCCTTTCTATAAGAGCTCTCCAAGCAAAATAATCCAAATTGTGAAAGAAAAGCCCTAAACACTAATATTTATAATACTTCGTGAATAGGACATTCAGATGCTGAATTTTGTGTCCGGTTAATATATCCATAAGAGTAAACAAGAAAGGCTGTACCAGCTACCTGGGCAGCTTCATATTCCGGATCTAGTGTAAGATAAGGATTATTCCAGTCAGCCCATACTCCAAAGCGCTGCAGACATTTGTTAACATGTTTAAGATACatttaaacaaaaaacaaactaatagataaaataaaataaacatgtaTAAGGTTGAAACAAAATCTCAGCAATTAAAATGGAAACTAAACTGTAAGAGATCTATAATTGTCCAGAAAATAATGCAATAATACGTATAATTCATAGAGTAAAAGTGCAAACAAAGAAGGGACCTTAAAAGATGACATCTGAGTTTTAACAGTGTCTTTGGCAAATTTTGCGGCTTTTGCTCTCAATTTCAATGGTGTAAGATTGTTTCTAGCCTCCTTATCCAGTGACTGCAAAACTGAAATAATTCAAACAACCATACTTCTCAAAGAATGTAATAGATACAAGCTGAAATGCAATATACATGTGAAGTTGTAATTCaagcaaatgaaagaaaagggaGCATAAGCTGCAGAACATAAGGCAagttgaaaattttgaattttcgACATTATAACATTTGTCTATTCAACACAAAATGAACATAAGTCTTGCCTTTTAATTCAATTGGTAGGCCATGACAATCCCATCCAGGCACAAAATGAACTTTATAATTCTGAAGGAGCTGCACACAAAAAAATTACAAGCAGAATATTAGTTCTTATGAAGCATTGACACAAACACAACAGTGACACCGGTAATaatttgaagaaataaataaatgaacgtaatcacaagtgtcgcTGTCAATAGAGTATGCATGTGCTAAATGCtaacatacttaaaacaaaaATATGCATTGTATCAAATGtgatagaaataaaatgaaagtcTAGGTTGAAAGGAAGGAAAATATACCTTATAACGATTTATAATAtccttcaaaattttatttaaggCATGGCCAATGTGAAGATCCCCATTGGCATATGGAGGACCATCATGAAGAATGAAATTTCCCTGATCAAGTTACTGAAGCATATTAGTTAGGTCCTAAAAATAACAAGGGGGGTTTATGGGTAAGTCCAGAACTTACTCCGTTATTTTTGTCAGCAACTCTTTTAAATACTTGGTTATCCTCCCATATTTTCTGAATTTCAGGCTCCCTAACCGAAGAATTCGCTCTCATGCCAAATGCTGTCTTAGGAAGATCAACTGTGTGCTTGTATTTACCATCATCTTGCTTGGTTCCTAAAGTTAAGTAGGTTAACAAACAATAATGTGCTTAGAAAACTGAAAATATATGTGAAATAGCAAATGCATTACCTTCTGCAGCCTTCTTTCCTGCCATAACAGGCCCACGTGATCTTCGCTTTGAAGAACATATATCATCCCTTGAATGAGTACAATAGTTTGAAATCTTTGACAGATATACTACATTAGCCGATGAGATTCCCCGGGAACAAAACAAGCCAGTAGAATTAGTTTTCCTAGAGTACGAATACGCATTTCGCGAGAGCGCCTGAAAATATTAAAAAGCTTGCATCAACAAAAAGTAGAACAATACTAGTAGTATCTAATTCCAGGTTAATATAGGTTGGAGAGAAACAATCCAGCAAACCATCACTATAGTATA from Vicia villosa cultivar HV-30 ecotype Madison, WI linkage group LG4, Vvil1.0, whole genome shotgun sequence encodes the following:
- the LOC131595202 gene encoding isoleucine--tRNA ligase, chloroplastic/mitochondrial isoform X1, with translation METTLAFFMQTSSYRALSRNAYSYSRKTNSTGLFCSRGISSANVVYLSKISNYCTHSRDDICSSKRRSRGPVMAGKKAAEGTKQDDGKYKHTVDLPKTAFGMRANSSVREPEIQKIWEDNQVFKRVADKNNGGNFILHDGPPYANGDLHIGHALNKILKDIINRYKLLQNYKVHFVPGWDCHGLPIELKVLQSLDKEARNNLTPLKLRAKAAKFAKDTVKTQMSSFKRFGVWADWNNPYLTLDPEYEAAQIEVFGQMALKGHIYRGRKPVHWSPSSRTALAEAELEYPEGHVSKSIYAIFRLASAPLMPSDLLQEFPNLSLAIWTTTPWTIPANAAVAVNPKLEYVVVEVESLNEHASSSGETKKNRLGTVLKDENKLFLIVASELVSTLEAKWDVKLVVKRKLLGSNLENYRYIHPVDNRECPVVVGGDYITTETGTGLVHTAPGHGHEDYVTGQKYGLPMLSPVDDNGIFTEEAGQFSGLDVLGEGNIAVVKYLDENLSLIMEESYKHKYPYDWRTKKPTIFRATEQWFASVEGFREAAMDAIGRVKWVPPQGENRISAMTSSRSDWCISRQRTWGVPIPVFYHVQSREPLMNEETINHINSIIAQKGGDAWWYMTVEELLPAKYRDKAAEYEKGTDTMDVWFDSGSSWAAVLGKRESLGSPADLYLEGTDQHRGWFQSSLLTSIATTGKAPYSSVLTHGFVLDEKGLKMSKSMGNVVDPRSVIEGGKNQKEAPAYGADVLRLWVSSVDYTGDVMIGPQILRQISEIYRKLRGTLRYLLANLHDWETDFTVKYDELPRIDRHALFQLENVVKSIQGNYETYQFFKIFQVLQRFVIVDLSNFYFDVAKDRLYVGGSTSYTRRSCQTVLAAHLLSIVRVIAPILPHLAEDVWQNLPFQYTTEYGSFAEYVFESRWPTLNERWLTLPVEEIEFWEKILELRTEVNKVLEAARTGKLIGASLDAKVHIHTSDATMASKLSELCTSEIDADTLNRLFITSQAEILPSLEDEKVASIPYSGECLIQGNSKVWIGVSRATGSKCERCWHYSHQVGSFSDHPTLCSRCHDVVAVQMPSGSEVAAVS
- the LOC131595202 gene encoding isoleucine--tRNA ligase, chloroplastic/mitochondrial isoform X2, which codes for METTLAFFMQTSSYRALSRNAYSYSRKTNSTGLFCSRGISSANVVYLSKISNYCTHSRDDICSSKRRSRGPVMAGKKAAEGTKQDDGKYKHTVDLPKTAFGMRANSSVREPEIQKIWEDNQVFKRVADKNNGGNFILHDGPPYANGDLHIGHALNKILKDIINRYKLLQNYKVHFVPGWDCHGLPIELKVLQSLDKEARNNLTPLKLRAKAAKFAKDTVKTQMSSFKRFGVWADWNNPYLTLDPEYEAAQIEVFGQMALKGHIYRGRKPVHWSPSSRTALAEAELEYPEGHVSKSIYAIFRLASAPLMPSDLLQEFPNLSLAIWTTTPWTIPANAAVAVNPKLEYVVVEVESLNEHASSSGETKKNRLGTVLKDENKLFLIVASELVSTLEAKWDVKLVVKRKLLGSNLENYRYIHPVDNRECPVVVGGDYITTETGTGLVHTAPGHGHEDYVTGQKYGLPMLSPVDDNGIFTEEAGQFSGLDVLGEGNIAVVKYLDENLSLIMEESYKHKYPYDWRTKKPTIFRATEQWFASVEGFREAAMDAIGRVKWVPPQGENRISAMTSSRSDWCISRQRTWGVPIPVFYHVQSREPLMNEETINHINSIIAQKGGDAWWYMTVEELLPAKYRDKAAEYEKGTDTMDVWFDSGSSWAAVLGKRESLGSPADLYLEGTDQHRGWFQSSLLTSIATTGKAPYSSVLTHGFVLDEKGLKMSKSMGNVVDPRSVIEGGKNQKATPAYGADVLRLWVSSVDYTGDVMIGPQILRQISEIYRKLRGTLRYLLANLHDWETDFTVKYDELPRIDRHALFQLENVVKSIQGNYETYQFFKIFQVLQRFVIVDLSNFYFDVAKDRLYVGGSTSYTRRSCQTVLAAHLLSIVRVIAPILPHLAEDVWQNLPFQYTTEYGSFAEYVFESRWPTLNERWLTLPVEEIEFWEKILELRTEVNKVLEAARTGKLIGASLDAKVHIHTSDATMASKLSELCTSEIDADTLNRLFITSQAEILPSLEDEKVASIPYSGECLIQGNSKVWIGVSRATGSKCERCWHYSHQVGSFSDHPTLCSRCHDVVAVQMPSGSEVAAVS